The following proteins are encoded in a genomic region of Bubalus kerabau isolate K-KA32 ecotype Philippines breed swamp buffalo chromosome 13, PCC_UOA_SB_1v2, whole genome shotgun sequence:
- the PCK1 gene encoding phosphoenolpyruvate carboxykinase, cytosolic [GTP] translates to MPPQLSDGLNYSAKIVRGSLDSLPQAVREFVESSAKLCRPDQVHICDGSEEENRQLLSHMEEEGVIKRLKKYDNCWLALTDPRDVARIESKTVIITREQRDTVPVPKTGLSQLGRWMSEEDFEKAFNVRFPGCMKGRTMYVIPFSMGPLGSPLSKTGIELTDSPYVVTSMRIMTRMGTSVLEALGDGEFVKCLHSVGCPLPLKKPLVNNWACNPELTLIAHLPDRREIISFGSGYGGNSLLGKKCFALRMASRLAKEEGWLAEHMLILGITNPKGQKKYFAAAFPSACGKTNLAMMNPTLPGWKVECVGDDIAWMKFDQQGNLRAINPENGFFGVAPGTSVRTNPNAIKTIQKNTIFTNVAETSDGGVYWEGIDQPLASGIKLISWKGKEWDPKDGEPCAHPNSRFCTPASQCPIIDPDWESPEGVPIEGIIFGGRRPVGVPLVYEALSWQHGVFVGAAMRSEATAAAEYKGKVIMHDPFAMRPFFGYNFGQYLAHWLSMAQRPAAKLPKIFHVNWFRKDKAGRFLWPGFGENSRVLEWMFNRVAGEGGAKLTPIGYIPSEDALDLRGLGDVDVKELFHISKEFWEEEVEEIQKYLEEQVNVDLPPEIKNQVLALKQRISQM, encoded by the exons ATGCCTCCTCAGCTCTCAGACGGCCTCAACTACTCAGCCAAAATCGTCCGGGGCTCCCTGGACAGCCTGCCCCAGGCCGTGAGGGAGTTTGTGGAGAGCAGCGCCAAGCTGTGCCGGCCCGACCAAGTCCACATCTGCGATGGCTCTGAGGAGGAGAACCGGCAGCTGCTGagccacatggaggaggagggtgtgatcaagaggctgaagaaGTATGACAACTG ctgGTTGGCTCTCACTGACCCCAGGGATGTGGCCAGAATTGAAAGCAAGACAGTCATCATCACTCGAGAGCAAAGAGATACGGTGCCCGTCCCCAAAACCGGCCTCAGCCAGCTGGGCCGCTGGATGTCCGAGGAGGATTTTGAGAAAGCATTCAACGTCCGATTTCCGGGGTGCATGAAGG GTCGCACCATGTATGTCATCCCGTTCAGCATGGGGCCCCTGggctctcctctgtccaagaCTGGCATCGAGCTGACAGACTCGCCCTACGTGGTGACCAGCATGCGCATCATGACGAGGATGGGCACCAGCGTCCTGGAAGCGCTGGGGGACGGCGAGTTCGTCAAGTGCCTCCACTCCGTGGGGTGCCCTTTGCCTTTAAAAA AGCCTTTGGTTAACAACTGGGCCTGTAACCCCGAGCTCACACTCATCGCCCACCTGCCCGACCGCCGAGAAATCATCTCCTTTGGGAGTGGGTACGGCGGGAACTCGCTCCTTGGGAAGAAGTGCTTTGCCCTCAGGATGGCCAGCCGGCTGGCCAAGGAGGAGGGGTGGCTGGCAGAGCACATGCTG ATTCTGGGCATCACCAACCCCAAGGGCCAGAAGAAGTACTTCGCGGCTGCGTTTCCCAGCGCCTGTGGGAAGACCAACCTGGCCATGATGAACCCTACTCTCCCGGGATGGAAAGTAGAGTGTGTGGGTGATGATATCGCCTGGATGAAATTTGACCAACAAG GTAACTTGCGGGCCATCAATCCAGAGAATGGGTTTTTTGGCGTCGCTCCGGGAACCTCTGTGAGGACAAATCCCAACGCCATCAAGACCATCCAGAAGAATACCATCTTCACCAATGTGGCCGAGACCAGTGATGGGGGTGTTTACTGGGAAGGCATTGACCAGCCGCTGGCCTCAGGCATCAAGCTCATTTCCTGGAAGGGCAAGGAGTGGGACCCAAAGGATG GGGAGCCTTGTGCCCATCCCAACTCACGGTTCTGCACTCCGGCCAGCCAGTGCCCCATCATTGACCCTGACTGGGAGTCTCCAGAGGGCGTGCCCATTGAGGGCATCATCTTTGGAGGGCGCCGGCCTGTTG GTGTCCCTCTGGTCTACGAGGCTCTCAGCTGGCAGCACGGTGTGTTTGTGGGGGCAGCCATGAGATCTGAGGCCACGGCAGCGGCGGAGTACAAGG GCAAAGTCATCATGCACGACCCCTTCGCCATGCGCCCCTTCTTTGGCTACAACTTCGGCCAGTACCTGGCACACTGGCTCAGCATGGCCCAGCGCCCCGCAGCCAAGCTGCCCAAGATCTTCCATGTCAACTGGTTCCGAAAGGACAAGGCCGGCAGGTTCCTCTGGCCCGGCTTTGGCGAGAACTCCCGGGTGCTGGAGTGGATGTTCAACCGTGTGGCGGGGGAAGGCGGCGCCAAGCTCACGCCCATCGGCTACATCCCCAGTGAGGATGCCCTGGACCTCCGGGGCCTGGGGGATGTCGACGTGAAGGAGCTCTTCCACATCTCCAAGGAGTtctgggaggaggaggtggaggaaatACAGAAGTACCTTGAGGAGCAAGTGAACGTCGATCTACCCCCGGAGATCAAGAATCAGGTCCTGGCCCTGAAGCAGAGAATCAGCCAGATGTAA